In Egibacteraceae bacterium, a single window of DNA contains:
- a CDS encoding trypsin-like peptidase domain-containing protein has translation MQRFREFFVGGDRSFGLLLLPLFLMTALLGATLAGALVILYYGQQVSRLEAETSDARAQVLEAREEVLEAAEEARRAIEQQVEEVRQALADDPPIEGPEDAGVYAIAASHANGERRVGSGFTLASADGETIVVTTYRLVATGDGFAVPSVDVLMPGRTATARVHNFDRGLDVATLVMSGGSVPVTDWRPADEDLGRGDRLYLAGIAGPGAAAVLQGSVGSVAPEAVVPSIPVNDFLAGGPLLDSIGRVVAVASLNYLPFGRVAGEVAYGVPIRALCRELIQCADADQGTASLRGEGGRGERAEPPREPPPPLPSPEPLPPPEPEPEPEPEPEPEPEDEPTPTPRTTTVPRPPPPPSPGPGTATQPPATTRPPPG, from the coding sequence ATGCAGCGTTTCCGTGAGTTCTTCGTCGGGGGCGATCGCAGCTTCGGCCTCCTGCTGCTCCCGCTGTTCCTCATGACCGCATTGCTCGGTGCGACGCTGGCGGGTGCGCTGGTGATCCTGTACTACGGCCAGCAGGTGTCGCGCCTGGAGGCCGAGACCAGCGACGCCAGGGCCCAGGTGCTCGAGGCCCGCGAGGAGGTGCTGGAAGCCGCCGAGGAGGCACGCCGCGCCATCGAGCAGCAGGTGGAGGAGGTGCGGCAGGCGCTGGCGGACGACCCGCCCATCGAGGGACCGGAGGACGCGGGCGTCTACGCCATCGCCGCCTCCCATGCCAACGGCGAGCGGCGCGTCGGGTCGGGTTTCACCCTCGCCAGCGCCGACGGCGAGACGATCGTGGTGACCACGTACCGGCTGGTGGCGACCGGGGACGGCTTCGCCGTGCCGAGCGTCGATGTGCTCATGCCCGGGCGGACCGCCACGGCCCGCGTCCACAACTTCGACCGTGGACTCGACGTCGCGACGCTGGTGATGAGCGGTGGGTCCGTGCCGGTCACCGACTGGCGACCCGCGGACGAGGATCTCGGCCGTGGGGATCGTCTCTACCTCGCGGGGATCGCCGGCCCCGGGGCAGCCGCCGTCCTGCAGGGCAGCGTGGGCAGCGTCGCGCCCGAGGCGGTGGTACCGAGCATCCCCGTCAACGACTTCCTGGCCGGTGGGCCCTTGCTGGACTCCATCGGTCGGGTCGTGGCCGTGGCGTCCCTGAACTACCTGCCGTTCGGCCGCGTGGCCGGCGAGGTGGCCTACGGCGTCCCGATCCGGGCGCTGTGCCGCGAGCTGATCCAGTGCGCCGACGCAGACCAGGGCACCGCGTCACTGCGCGGAGAGGGCGGACGGGGCGAGCGGGCCGAGCCCCCCCGTGAGCCGCCGCCCCCGTTGCCCTCCCCGGAGCCCTTGCCGCCCCCCGAGCCCGAACCGGAGCCGGAGCCGGAACCAGAGCCGGAACCTGAGGACGAGCCGACACCCACCCCGAGGACCACCACCGTGCCCCGGCCCCCACCGCCCC